In Massilia antarctica, the following are encoded in one genomic region:
- a CDS encoding ATP-dependent Clp protease adaptor ClpS, translating to MNHVSIAPGAPAPDLERVLQESFAACHRHHDRRLTLERVLVHVIEDDGARAILNDCMAAGKVAALHANLRTMVAEQLAEAANAHRWPSGWRAHLVALLAQCLPIGIAKLDHYLGRTILPSEQLEHALLKATVRGISMARPVDTGVLLFAIVRHRIGLAASALEEHGLDRYRLACRVAHGAGAEQDGALAPGSAQARLVMLNDDYTSMAFVVEVLESILAMSPDQAQASMMQIHQQGQADCGTFPVAIARAKADHIEALARERCEPLRVRLASA from the coding sequence ATGAACCATGTGAGTATCGCCCCTGGCGCTCCTGCCCCTGACCTCGAACGCGTGCTGCAGGAATCGTTTGCGGCATGCCACCGCCACCACGACAGACGCCTCACCCTGGAACGGGTGCTGGTCCATGTGATCGAGGACGATGGGGCCCGCGCGATATTGAATGACTGCATGGCGGCGGGGAAGGTGGCCGCGCTGCACGCGAACCTGCGCACCATGGTGGCCGAGCAGCTTGCGGAAGCGGCAAACGCGCATCGCTGGCCAAGCGGATGGCGCGCGCACCTGGTCGCGCTGCTCGCGCAGTGCCTGCCGATCGGGATCGCGAAGCTGGATCACTATCTTGGACGAACCATCTTACCCAGCGAGCAACTGGAGCACGCCCTCTTGAAGGCGACGGTCCGCGGTATCAGCATGGCAAGGCCGGTCGATACGGGCGTCCTGCTGTTTGCCATCGTGCGCCATCGCATAGGCCTTGCAGCCAGTGCGCTGGAGGAGCATGGCCTTGATCGCTACCGCCTGGCCTGTCGCGTTGCGCACGGTGCAGGCGCGGAGCAGGACGGTGCACTCGCGCCAGGCAGCGCTCAAGCGCGCCTGGTAATGCTCAATGACGACTACACGTCGATGGCCTTTGTGGTCGAGGTGCTCGAATCGATCCTGGCGATGTCTCCGGACCAGGCGCAGGCAAGCATGATGCAGATCCACCAGCAGGGGCAGGCGGACTGCGGCACGTTCCCGGTGGCCATCGCGCGCGCCAAAGCGGACCACATCGAAGCGCTTGCACGTGAGC